The DNA window GCAACGAGGCAACAAAGTAAGCTTCGGTGAGTATGGCTTGAAAGCCATTGGGCGTGGTCGCATGACGTCCCGTCAAATTGAAGCCGCTCGTCGTGCCATGACGCGTGCCATGCGTCGTTCTGGAAAGATTTATATTCGTGTTTTTCCGGATAAACCCATTACCAAGAAGCCGTTGGAAGTGCGTATGGGTAAAGGTAAGGGCTCGGTTGAATACTGGGTTGCCCAGATTCAGCCAGGTCGTATGTTGTATGAAATTGAAGGTGTGTCTGAAGAGCTGGCACGCAAGGCATTTGCACTTGCGGC is part of the Gammaproteobacteria bacterium genome and encodes:
- a CDS encoding 50S ribosomal protein L16 codes for the protein MLQPKRTKFRKQQKMRNRGMAQRGNKVSFGEYGLKAIGRGRMTSRQIEAARRAMTRAMRRSGKIYIRVFPDKPITKKPLEVRMGKGKGSVEYWVAQIQPGRMLYEIEGVSEELARKAFALAAAKLPFKTTVVTRTVM